One region of Nitrospinota bacterium genomic DNA includes:
- a CDS encoding methyltransferase domain-containing protein — protein sequence MMVDKERIKDQFGQAAARYVTSLTHATGPDLARLVELVAPSAGGRLLDVATGGGHVAMALAPHAGLTVASDLTLAMLVEARRFIAEQGFPGVEYCLADVEQLPFAEASFTAVTCRIALHHVPDLESAIEEVYRVLSPGGSFGLVDSMVPDDRQLADFLNNVERLRDPTHVRSLARSEWVSLLEATGFRVEAAEVYKTTHTFDTWAARIPHLDAVGRKGLERSFLEAPSRVADYFSFEVVEGRLVRYTDDKLLLLGRKA from the coding sequence ATGATGGTTGATAAAGAGCGTATCAAGGATCAGTTCGGCCAGGCCGCTGCTCGATATGTGACCAGCCTGACGCATGCCACCGGGCCGGACCTCGCCCGCCTCGTGGAGCTCGTCGCCCCATCGGCCGGTGGTCGCCTCCTTGACGTCGCCACCGGTGGCGGCCACGTGGCCATGGCCCTCGCGCCCCACGCCGGGCTAACTGTGGCTTCCGATCTTACGCTGGCGATGCTCGTCGAAGCACGGCGTTTCATTGCGGAACAAGGTTTCCCCGGTGTCGAATACTGCTTAGCCGATGTCGAGCAATTGCCCTTCGCTGAGGCCAGCTTCACCGCCGTCACCTGTCGCATCGCGCTCCATCACGTTCCGGATTTGGAAAGTGCAATAGAGGAGGTCTACCGTGTGCTTTCCCCCGGCGGAAGCTTCGGCTTAGTCGATAGCATGGTCCCAGATGACCGCCAATTGGCGGACTTTCTTAACAACGTCGAGCGGCTGCGGGACCCAACTCACGTCCGCTCCCTTGCCCGCTCGGAGTGGGTTTCCCTGCTGGAGGCGACGGGCTTCCGGGTAGAAGCAGCCGAAGTGTACAAGACGACGCACACGTTCGACACTTGGGCTGCCCGGATTCCCCACCTCGATGCGGTCGGGCGCAAAGGCCTGGAGCGGTCCTTTCTCGAGGCCCCGTCTCGCGTGGCCGATTACTTTAGCTTCGAAGTCGTGGAGGGCAGGTTGGTACGTTACACCGATGACAAGCTCCTCCTTTTAGGCCGTAAAGCCTGA
- a CDS encoding glycosyltransferase, translating to MECSIIIPALNERDNLEPPLQGLKGVLDGLVPSWEVVVVDGGSTDGTVELARRRGASVIFQTDPGYGGALRVGFEAARDDPQATRTNYPQQDPLKLCPLAGAGLGRGTR from the coding sequence ATGGAATGCTCAATTATCATCCCTGCACTTAACGAGCGAGATAACCTCGAGCCCCCCCTTCAGGGTCTGAAGGGGGTTTTGGATGGGCTCGTCCCTTCATGGGAGGTCGTTGTAGTCGATGGTGGATCGACCGACGGGACGGTGGAGCTGGCCCGTCGGAGGGGCGCCAGTGTCATATTCCAAACGGACCCCGGCTACGGAGGGGCGCTAAGGGTGGGTTTCGAGGCGGCCAGGGACGACCCTCAGGCGACCCGAACCAACTACCCGCAGCAGGACCCATTAAAATTGTGCCCGTTAGCTGGAGCGGGCCTCGGGCGAGGAACCCGATGA
- a CDS encoding HD domain-containing protein, with protein sequence MADQVKSEPTPLELEEISDKEEFVPIEEETIDLYKDIYKGTSVIYEAAAEGGPLDIATLGPLAEALVASMVRHDPDVGDEEITQNSLYLAVMVTASGPMDWAAHAINVATLAVRLGSGRNYDQKELSKLALAGLLHGVGMMGIPISILEQSGPLSSKQRSIIESHPLRGEELLSGLGPKFEWLQTVIAQEHERHQGQGYPRGLSGNDIHEFASLIGVVDSFAAMTHPRSWRPAISPHKAAKEIIFTRKSEFDPRLIKLFLQKLSIFPINSLVKLSNNLVGRVLIVHEDSPLRPTIEILHDPHERHAADQKVMDLRKRPLIYIVGAISERALGQLVK encoded by the coding sequence GTGGCAGACCAGGTTAAATCAGAGCCCACCCCTCTTGAGCTGGAAGAGATTTCGGACAAGGAGGAATTCGTCCCTATCGAAGAAGAAACTATCGATCTTTACAAAGATATATATAAGGGAACGAGTGTCATCTACGAGGCGGCTGCTGAAGGCGGCCCACTTGATATCGCTACTTTAGGCCCTCTAGCCGAAGCGCTCGTTGCCTCTATGGTTCGTCACGACCCAGATGTTGGCGATGAAGAAATTACCCAGAACTCGCTATACCTTGCCGTCATGGTCACGGCGAGCGGGCCGATGGACTGGGCTGCACACGCCATCAACGTGGCCACACTAGCCGTCAGGCTCGGTAGCGGACGGAATTACGACCAGAAGGAGCTTTCGAAGCTCGCGCTAGCGGGCCTCCTCCACGGGGTGGGAATGATGGGCATCCCCATCTCCATCCTCGAACAGTCGGGCCCACTCTCTTCCAAACAGCGATCGATTATCGAGTCCCACCCCCTTAGAGGGGAGGAGCTCCTCTCTGGGCTAGGCCCGAAATTCGAGTGGCTCCAAACCGTGATCGCACAAGAACATGAACGGCACCAGGGCCAAGGCTATCCCCGCGGGCTGTCTGGTAATGACATCCACGAATTTGCCAGCCTAATCGGTGTGGTAGATTCATTTGCCGCAATGACGCATCCTAGGTCGTGGCGACCAGCAATATCGCCGCACAAGGCGGCCAAAGAGATAATCTTCACTCGTAAGAGTGAATTTGACCCTCGATTAATCAAGCTATTTCTCCAAAAATTGTCCATATTCCCAATCAATAGCTTGGTGAAACTCAGCAATAATCTAGTTGGGAGGGTCTTAATCGTACACGAAGATTCACCCCTACGGCCTACCATCGAAATTCTTCATGATCCTCACGAAAGGCATGCCGCCGACCAGAAGGTCATGGACTTAAGGAAACGCCCTTTAATATATATAGTTGGCGCCATTTCCGAAAGGGCGTTAGGCCAACTAGTTAAATAA
- a CDS encoding SLBB domain-containing protein, which produces MVFFDQEETILSPSATATLDRVLASLLTAPPGPIRVIGHAGSEEGGIASTTDPVSLSVLRAESVKGYLVANGIPDHRIQTTGVGMGLPLVPHSSKETAKNRRGEILLPSSSTVSFPAGGPPRNPITIENRVFTMVSGISEYIVGPGDVLDITMWRALEPEKFETHVRPDGRISFGFIEDAPIAGLTILEIDNLLTERLSEFLKKPRIDILVKEYNSKTASIFGGVSRGTIFGSERTGPGTYTLKGKTTLLDLLIRAGGQVENARLERVEVIRRDGKKLVVNLSRAIFDADISQNLVLDDGDVVFVPLRAEDRIFVVGEVGRQGTFLVDERITVLQAIAMAGGFTRDANERRVFIFRGLGDQSRVMVSDVKHIMATGDRTQDTSLANNDVIIVPTSAIGKWNVWMDRLNPTLENIENVTGILLDIDAMTPGSGTGERGPIFRD; this is translated from the coding sequence ATGGTCTTCTTTGACCAAGAGGAGACCATACTTTCACCGAGCGCCACGGCCACGCTCGACAGGGTATTGGCCTCCCTCCTAACAGCACCACCAGGCCCCATAAGGGTGATCGGACATGCAGGCTCAGAGGAGGGAGGAATTGCCAGCACGACCGATCCGGTATCGCTTTCTGTACTGAGGGCCGAATCGGTTAAGGGGTATTTAGTGGCTAACGGGATCCCAGACCACCGCATCCAAACGACAGGAGTGGGCATGGGCCTGCCATTAGTACCCCATAGCTCCAAGGAAACTGCCAAGAACCGACGGGGCGAGATTCTTTTGCCATCCAGCTCGACGGTGTCGTTTCCGGCAGGGGGCCCACCACGCAACCCCATCACAATCGAGAACCGGGTCTTTACCATGGTAAGCGGTATTTCTGAATACATCGTCGGTCCCGGAGACGTTTTGGACATTACGATGTGGCGGGCCCTTGAGCCTGAGAAATTTGAAACTCATGTGCGTCCGGACGGAAGAATTTCCTTCGGCTTTATAGAAGATGCCCCCATCGCAGGGCTTACCATTTTGGAGATCGACAACCTCTTGACGGAACGTCTGTCAGAGTTTCTCAAAAAACCGCGAATTGATATCCTCGTCAAGGAGTACAACAGCAAGACGGCGTCAATTTTTGGGGGCGTTTCCAGGGGCACAATTTTTGGGTCGGAACGAACTGGGCCCGGCACTTACACTCTCAAAGGCAAGACAACCTTGCTCGATTTGTTAATTCGGGCCGGCGGACAAGTTGAAAACGCACGGCTTGAGCGAGTAGAGGTCATCCGCAGGGACGGCAAGAAGTTGGTAGTCAACCTGTCCCGGGCCATCTTCGATGCTGACATCTCGCAGAACCTCGTCCTCGATGACGGCGATGTGGTATTCGTTCCCCTGCGGGCCGAGGACCGTATTTTTGTGGTTGGAGAGGTGGGCCGCCAGGGCACTTTTCTCGTGGATGAACGCATTACGGTCTTGCAGGCCATCGCTATGGCTGGCGGCTTCACTAGAGACGCTAACGAGCGCAGGGTTTTCATATTCCGTGGATTGGGAGACCAGTCCCGTGTGATGGTCTCCGACGTGAAGCACATCATGGCCACCGGCGACCGTACCCAGGATACCTCGCTAGCCAACAACGACGTCATTATTGTTCCCACGAGCGCCATTGGCAAGTGGAACGTCTGGATGGACAGGCTCAATCCAACGCTTGAGAACATCGAGAATGTGACCGGAATCCTGCTGGACATTGACGCCATGACCCCTGGCAGCGGCACTGGGGAGCGGGGCCCAATTTTCAGGGATTAA
- a CDS encoding polysaccharide biosynthesis tyrosine autokinase encodes MAQYDFNLRDYWRILRKRKVVVIVTTILMGTLTFLFAKFQKIEPIYTAVASVKIDWNRPVLGGERPAAFEIADYVETQSELISSFPVMVLTAKQLGLLDPKLTEDEIRNDPELLQVALNLKEQIETEKETVTNIVNITATAADPVFAEQIANTTAQLFRQWDFGQKHARVDDTRIFIEKQRQKVKADLESGEDALKLLKEETGSVSVDTQATEDFHALTKAESDLAETERKLKEVNIILTHLREKKQLPTRNAAGRPGASPSIVVQKMKDRLQKHLIERDTLLLEFTDNHPDIKTLNIKIEETIQDILEQLEAEQSTLLRKKQLLWTKLADLQERIASYPEVSLALARLERDINVNASTLAQLEESYQDILIRSAQRVFDVTIIRPALSPPIPINQPAVIAISLAGTLLGLLLGCILAFIFEALDTSIGAIEDVETFLEVPVLGIIPQMDTDDVMKKLRGKKKGPGDEDLRSHAMLIIHFDPRSSYSESFRALRTNIQYLHIEYGYKTFIVTSTNPLEGKSSTVSNLAITFAQMGKRTLLVDGDLRKPELHRSFGLDRRGGLTDIILGDQPWQDTVKSITDLIMGTFDLDDILQSPGMDNLDIITCGDIPPNPSEIHFSENMNAFLEEVREAYDYVIIDTPPVVPVSDAAILGSKCDGVILVYEVGRVARSALKRAKFLIENVKGKVVGVVLNKLKAEASPDFYELEYYRYHGKKYAYGYGVEEEEQARRGFFRHLLRRK; translated from the coding sequence ATGGCCCAATACGATTTTAACCTGCGCGATTACTGGCGGATTCTACGAAAGCGAAAAGTCGTCGTTATAGTAACGACGATTTTAATGGGGACCCTGACGTTCCTTTTTGCGAAGTTTCAAAAGATTGAGCCGATCTACACGGCCGTCGCCTCGGTCAAGATCGATTGGAACCGCCCCGTTCTGGGGGGCGAGAGGCCCGCTGCTTTCGAAATTGCCGACTATGTGGAGACCCAGTCTGAGCTCATCAGCAGCTTTCCGGTCATGGTGCTGACGGCCAAGCAGCTCGGCCTCTTGGACCCGAAACTCACAGAGGATGAGATCCGCAACGACCCCGAGCTCCTCCAGGTCGCCCTGAATCTTAAGGAGCAGATTGAGACGGAAAAGGAGACCGTCACCAACATAGTCAACATCACCGCCACGGCTGCGGACCCCGTGTTCGCCGAACAAATAGCCAACACGACGGCCCAGCTCTTCCGTCAGTGGGACTTCGGGCAGAAGCACGCTCGGGTGGATGATACCCGCATTTTCATCGAGAAACAGCGCCAAAAGGTAAAGGCCGACCTGGAATCTGGGGAGGATGCTCTCAAGCTTCTCAAAGAAGAGACGGGTTCCGTCTCTGTAGATACCCAGGCCACGGAAGATTTTCACGCTCTTACGAAGGCCGAAAGCGACCTCGCCGAGACCGAGAGAAAGCTCAAGGAGGTCAACATAATTCTCACGCACCTTCGAGAGAAGAAACAACTACCGACTCGAAATGCCGCAGGCCGGCCGGGGGCGAGCCCCAGCATTGTCGTACAAAAGATGAAGGATAGGCTCCAAAAGCACCTCATTGAGCGCGACACGCTGCTCTTAGAATTCACCGACAACCATCCGGACATCAAGACACTTAACATCAAGATTGAAGAGACCATCCAGGACATATTGGAGCAGTTGGAGGCTGAACAGAGCACACTCTTGCGAAAAAAACAGCTTCTTTGGACAAAACTTGCCGATTTGCAGGAGCGAATCGCTTCGTACCCTGAGGTCAGCCTCGCCTTGGCCCGTCTTGAGCGCGACATTAACGTCAATGCCAGCACACTGGCTCAGCTCGAGGAAAGCTATCAAGACATCCTCATCCGTAGCGCACAGCGGGTCTTCGATGTCACCATCATTCGTCCCGCACTTTCGCCCCCTATCCCTATCAATCAACCCGCCGTCATCGCAATATCCCTTGCCGGCACTTTACTCGGCCTCCTTTTAGGCTGCATCCTGGCCTTTATCTTCGAGGCGCTCGATACCTCCATCGGGGCCATTGAAGACGTGGAGACTTTTCTCGAGGTCCCGGTGCTTGGTATTATTCCTCAAATGGATACCGACGATGTAATGAAGAAACTGCGGGGAAAAAAGAAGGGCCCAGGGGATGAAGACCTTCGCAGTCACGCCATGCTTATAATCCACTTCGACCCACGCTCCAGCTACTCTGAGAGCTTTCGGGCCCTTCGGACCAACATCCAATATCTACACATCGAGTACGGCTATAAGACATTCATCGTCACGAGCACCAACCCACTGGAGGGCAAGAGCTCTACCGTTTCGAACCTAGCCATCACCTTCGCCCAGATGGGCAAGCGGACCCTCCTGGTGGATGGGGACCTGCGCAAGCCGGAACTCCACCGATCCTTTGGCCTCGACCGTCGTGGGGGCCTAACAGACATCATACTTGGCGACCAACCCTGGCAGGACACTGTAAAATCCATCACTGACCTGATCATGGGAACCTTCGATCTGGATGACATACTCCAGTCGCCGGGAATGGATAATCTCGACATCATCACCTGCGGCGACATCCCCCCCAACCCGTCGGAGATTCACTTCTCTGAAAACATGAACGCGTTTTTGGAGGAAGTACGGGAAGCCTACGACTACGTGATTATTGACACCCCACCTGTAGTCCCCGTTAGTGATGCTGCCATCTTGGGGTCCAAGTGTGACGGCGTCATCTTAGTGTACGAAGTCGGCAGGGTCGCTAGGAGCGCCTTGAAACGTGCCAAGTTCCTAATCGAGAACGTCAAAGGAAAGGTCGTAGGCGTGGTGCTGAACAAGCTAAAGGCCGAGGCGAGCCCTGACTTCTACGAGCTTGAGTACTATCGGTATCACGGCAAGAAATACGCTTACGGCTACGGGGTTGAGGAGGAAGAACAAGCGCGTCGAGGCTTCTTCAGGCATCTCCTCCGTCGTAAGTGA
- a CDS encoding O-antigen ligase family protein — protein MRTTTADIALKLLIPTALLIVVAFLLSTGLLQIPQYYILAGVSLTAILAISFLSPEIGLYILILSMLLSPEILVGEVGGRGTLSRGITLRLDDILIAVIALSYFARTTLDKDLGLFRRTPLNKPIILYGSIIIFSTIWGFMNGRVEAKSGFFFTLKLIEYFFIYFMAVNIIRDRNQVRNLIMVLIVTCILVSVYGIAQIPAGGRVTAPFEGAHPEPNTFGGYLVFMLSLILSISLTHDDRWVRRGMLVFTIITIPILFSLSRSSMVALAAMYLALLAFSPRRTGLILGLIVLVLLGPTVIPEKVQERVTYTWDQPYSRHPLQVEMFGILLDTSTSQRVTSYVRAGRDWLKHPVFGTGVTGYRFLDAQFPRVLVETGMIGFGAFLWLLVSIFRVGYRTFREAKSPLFRGIGLGLTVGIFTLAAHGLGTNTFIIIRIMEPFWLTTGIVVRLLEIEAEEEERAALMPSPSVPDLA, from the coding sequence ATGCGCACTACCACGGCCGACATTGCTCTGAAGCTTTTAATTCCAACGGCCCTTCTCATCGTGGTCGCGTTCCTCCTATCAACAGGGCTGCTTCAAATCCCTCAGTATTACATCCTCGCCGGGGTTTCCCTGACGGCAATCCTAGCCATCAGCTTCCTAAGCCCTGAGATTGGCCTCTACATTCTCATCTTGTCAATGCTCCTTTCCCCTGAAATCCTCGTGGGTGAGGTGGGAGGGCGAGGGACTTTAAGCCGTGGCATCACCCTCCGGCTGGACGATATCCTCATTGCGGTCATCGCCCTCTCGTATTTCGCTAGGACCACGCTCGATAAGGATCTTGGGCTGTTCCGACGAACTCCACTTAACAAACCTATCATCTTGTATGGCTCTATTATCATATTTTCCACCATATGGGGCTTCATGAATGGCCGGGTCGAGGCGAAGTCGGGCTTTTTCTTCACCCTGAAGCTCATTGAATACTTTTTCATCTACTTCATGGCGGTAAATATTATCCGGGACCGCAATCAGGTCCGAAATCTTATCATGGTCCTCATCGTCACGTGCATCCTGGTCTCCGTCTACGGTATTGCTCAAATCCCCGCCGGAGGCCGGGTCACAGCCCCCTTCGAAGGCGCTCACCCCGAGCCCAACACCTTCGGTGGATATCTCGTCTTCATGCTCTCGCTCATTCTCAGCATCAGCCTCACCCACGACGACCGGTGGGTGCGGCGCGGGATGCTCGTATTTACGATCATCACAATTCCGATTCTATTTTCCCTGTCTCGATCCTCAATGGTAGCGCTTGCCGCCATGTACCTCGCCTTGCTCGCGTTTAGCCCTCGGCGAACCGGCCTGATTCTTGGATTGATCGTCCTTGTTTTGTTAGGGCCAACTGTCATTCCCGAAAAGGTCCAGGAGCGTGTCACTTATACCTGGGACCAGCCTTACTCACGCCACCCCCTGCAAGTCGAGATGTTCGGAATTCTGCTGGATACGTCCACCTCGCAACGGGTGACCTCCTACGTGAGGGCTGGCAGAGACTGGCTCAAACACCCCGTCTTCGGCACCGGGGTTACCGGATACCGGTTCTTGGACGCACAATTTCCTCGAGTGTTGGTGGAAACGGGCATGATTGGTTTCGGCGCATTCTTATGGCTTCTGGTGTCCATTTTCCGGGTGGGATACAGAACCTTTAGGGAGGCAAAATCACCCCTATTTCGGGGCATCGGCTTGGGTCTCACTGTCGGAATCTTTACACTAGCCGCACATGGCCTGGGTACCAACACCTTCATCATCATCCGCATCATGGAGCCCTTTTGGCTGACGACAGGAATCGTTGTCCGGCTTTTAGAGATCGAGGCTGAGGAGGAGGAACGGGCTGCCCTAATGCCCTCCCCTTCCGTGCCCGACCTTGCTTAA